A single Populus alba chromosome 7, ASM523922v2, whole genome shotgun sequence DNA region contains:
- the LOC118043443 gene encoding transcription factor bHLH94 isoform X2, whose translation MALETVVFQQDPYSTLGLGATWIHGFDLEGEKANYHETLDTTISIESDFHSNSNRNINNSSSQEMNCACNGGLFTGGNATGGRRKRRRRRSIKDEAEVAHQRMTHINVERNRRKQMNEYLAVIRSMLPPSYVQRADQASIVGGAINFVKELEKLLQSLEAHKQIKKVVSATGSDFSSPFSEFFTFPQYSTASSRNKHSSNSNSNNSSSSTESILADQKRSIAIADVEVTMIESHANLKIQSRKHPKQLLKMVTGLHSLGLHILHLNVTTVDQMALYSFSVKVEDECKLTSVDEIAAAVHEMI comes from the exons atgGCATTAGAAACTGTTGTATTCCAACAAGATCCCTATAGTACTTTAGGATTAGGTGCAACATGGATCCATGGCTTCGACCTTGAAGGAGAAAAAGCTAATTACCATGAAACCCTAGACACAACAATCAGCATTGAATCTGATTTCCATTCAAATAGTAACCGGAACATCAATAACTCTTCCTCCCAAGAGATGAACTGTGCCTGTAATGGCGGGCTCTTCACCGGAGGTAATGCTACTGGGGGCCGGCGAAAGAGAAGGCGCCGTCGAAGCATCAAAGATGAGGCGGAAGTCGCACATCAAAGGATGACTCACATTAATGTTGAACGCAATCGGAGGAAGCAAATGAATGAATATCTTGCTGTTATTCGATCCATGTTACCTCCCTCTTATGTTCAAAGG GCAGATCAAGCATCAATCGTAGGGGGAGCCATTAACTTTGTGAAGGAACTAGAGAAACTTCTCCAATCTCTTGAAGCCCATAAGCAAATCAAGAAAGTAGTATCTGCTACGGGCTCCGatttctcttctcccttttcGGAGTTTTTCACCTTCCCTCAGTATTCGACTGCGAGCTCGAGGAATAAACacagcagcaacagcaacagcaacaactCATCATCAAGTACCGAATCAATATTAGCTGATCAGAAGCGATCGATAGCCATTGCGGATGTTGAAGTAACAATGATAGAAAGCCATGCAAACCTCAAAATACAATCTAGAAAACACCCAAAACAGCTCTTGAAGATGGTGACTGGATTGCATTCTCTTGGCCTTCATATTCTTCATCTAAATGTCACAACTGTTGATCAGATGGCGCTCTATTCTTTTAGTGTTAAG GTTGAAGATGAGTGTAAATTGACTTCAGTTGATGAGATTGCAGCAGCTGTGCATGAGATG ATATAA
- the LOC118043443 gene encoding transcription factor bHLH94 isoform X1, whose product MALETVVFQQDPYSTLGLGATWIHGFDLEGEKANYHETLDTTISIESDFHSNSNRNINNSSSQEMNCACNGGLFTGGNATGGRRKRRRRRSIKDEAEVAHQRMTHINVERNRRKQMNEYLAVIRSMLPPSYVQRADQASIVGGAINFVKELEKLLQSLEAHKQIKKVVSATGSDFSSPFSEFFTFPQYSTASSRNKHSSNSNSNNSSSSTESILADQKRSIAIADVEVTMIESHANLKIQSRKHPKQLLKMVTGLHSLGLHILHLNVTTVDQMALYSFSVKVEDECKLTSVDEIAAAVHEMVGRIQEDATSNCIPSVE is encoded by the exons atgGCATTAGAAACTGTTGTATTCCAACAAGATCCCTATAGTACTTTAGGATTAGGTGCAACATGGATCCATGGCTTCGACCTTGAAGGAGAAAAAGCTAATTACCATGAAACCCTAGACACAACAATCAGCATTGAATCTGATTTCCATTCAAATAGTAACCGGAACATCAATAACTCTTCCTCCCAAGAGATGAACTGTGCCTGTAATGGCGGGCTCTTCACCGGAGGTAATGCTACTGGGGGCCGGCGAAAGAGAAGGCGCCGTCGAAGCATCAAAGATGAGGCGGAAGTCGCACATCAAAGGATGACTCACATTAATGTTGAACGCAATCGGAGGAAGCAAATGAATGAATATCTTGCTGTTATTCGATCCATGTTACCTCCCTCTTATGTTCAAAGG GCAGATCAAGCATCAATCGTAGGGGGAGCCATTAACTTTGTGAAGGAACTAGAGAAACTTCTCCAATCTCTTGAAGCCCATAAGCAAATCAAGAAAGTAGTATCTGCTACGGGCTCCGatttctcttctcccttttcGGAGTTTTTCACCTTCCCTCAGTATTCGACTGCGAGCTCGAGGAATAAACacagcagcaacagcaacagcaacaactCATCATCAAGTACCGAATCAATATTAGCTGATCAGAAGCGATCGATAGCCATTGCGGATGTTGAAGTAACAATGATAGAAAGCCATGCAAACCTCAAAATACAATCTAGAAAACACCCAAAACAGCTCTTGAAGATGGTGACTGGATTGCATTCTCTTGGCCTTCATATTCTTCATCTAAATGTCACAACTGTTGATCAGATGGCGCTCTATTCTTTTAGTGTTAAG GTTGAAGATGAGTGTAAATTGACTTCAGTTGATGAGATTGCAGCAGCTGTGCATGAGATGGTGGGTAGGATCCAAGAGGATGCTACTTCCAATTGTATCCCTAGTGTTGAATAG